One genomic segment of Candidatus Berkiella aquae includes these proteins:
- the polA gene encoding DNA polymerase I: MNIDDKKNKKLVLVDGSSYLFRAYHALPPLTNSKGMPTGAVYGVLNMLRRLMQDEKPDFVAVIFDTKAKNFRHQLYEAYKANRTVMPDELQVQIAPLHKAIRAMGLPLIAIEGYEADDIIGTLALHATNAKWRTVISTGDKDMAQLVNESVVLVNTMTSSVLDEKNVLAKFGVAPKQIVDYLTLVGDPVDNVPGIPKVGPKTAAKWLQEYETLDNLVNRAQEIKGKVGEYLRENLSTLPLSKQLVTIVCDVPLDVTIESLVAKQPEKSQLREVFEELELKSWLKELDKEGEGTAKSAETENKVIKQKSQYQCVTQTEVFLEWIDLLAKAAHFVIDTETTSLDPMQAELVGIALAINEGQAIYIPLAHDFPEEEQLSRDWVLNQLKPILENPAIGKIGQHLKYDMHIFARYDIYLTPVVQDTMLESYVYNSVATRHDMDSLAQKYLNVKTISYEEVAGKGAKQVTFDKVGIQAATEYAAEDADITLALHHCLYPKLEQESSLLKVYQEIELPLVPVLFQMEEYGVRVDADKLNTQSEQIAKELQALEEQATLLAGETFNLGSPKQLQTIFYEKLQLPILERTPTGAPSTAESVLQELSHDYELPKVILAHRTLSKLKSTYTDKLPLLINPNTSRIHTSYHQAVTATGRLSSSDPNLQNIPIRTQEGRKIRQAFIPAPGYDFIAADYSQIELRIMAHLSQDEGLLKAFCDGQDIHRFTAAEIFAVSLEEVTFEQRRGAKAINFGLIYGMSAFGLAKQLDIDRSAAAEYMEKYFQRYPGVKNYMDNIRKQAEQSGYVETLFGRRLYLPDIRAKNIGRKRAAERTAINAPMQGTAADIIKKAMIALHQRLGRQDEIKMLMQVHDELVFEVKQDCIEKAQEIIRDCMQHTVTLSVPLIVDVGVGQNWDEAH, from the coding sequence ATGAATATTGATGACAAGAAAAATAAAAAATTGGTATTGGTAGATGGGTCATCATATTTATTCAGAGCATATCATGCCTTGCCACCCTTAACCAATAGCAAGGGGATGCCAACAGGCGCCGTGTATGGTGTGCTCAATATGTTGCGTCGTTTAATGCAAGATGAAAAACCAGATTTTGTTGCGGTTATTTTTGATACCAAAGCGAAAAATTTCCGTCATCAATTATATGAAGCGTATAAAGCAAATCGAACCGTTATGCCGGATGAATTGCAAGTACAAATCGCCCCCTTACATAAAGCCATTCGTGCAATGGGGTTACCTTTAATTGCGATTGAAGGCTATGAAGCAGATGATATTATCGGCACATTAGCGCTGCATGCCACTAATGCAAAGTGGCGCACGGTTATTTCAACGGGCGATAAAGACATGGCCCAGCTTGTCAATGAATCTGTTGTTCTGGTTAACACGATGACATCCAGTGTGTTAGATGAAAAAAATGTATTAGCAAAATTTGGTGTTGCTCCCAAACAGATAGTCGACTATTTAACCTTGGTGGGAGATCCTGTCGATAATGTGCCAGGGATCCCAAAAGTTGGTCCCAAAACCGCTGCAAAATGGCTACAGGAATATGAAACGCTCGATAATTTGGTCAATCGTGCGCAAGAGATAAAAGGTAAAGTGGGTGAATATTTGCGGGAAAATTTAAGCACCTTACCGTTATCAAAACAGCTTGTCACTATTGTTTGTGATGTACCACTTGATGTCACCATTGAGTCTTTGGTTGCCAAGCAACCAGAGAAGTCGCAATTGCGTGAAGTATTCGAAGAGTTAGAGCTTAAATCTTGGTTGAAAGAATTAGATAAAGAAGGTGAAGGGACCGCAAAATCAGCCGAAACAGAAAATAAAGTGATTAAACAAAAATCGCAATATCAATGTGTAACGCAAACAGAAGTCTTTTTAGAATGGATAGACTTATTAGCAAAAGCTGCTCACTTTGTTATTGATACTGAAACGACCAGCTTAGATCCCATGCAAGCAGAACTCGTTGGTATCGCTTTAGCAATTAACGAAGGACAAGCAATCTATATTCCTTTGGCACATGATTTTCCAGAAGAAGAGCAGCTTTCTCGAGATTGGGTATTAAACCAATTAAAGCCTATTTTAGAGAACCCAGCTATTGGCAAGATAGGCCAACATTTAAAATATGATATGCATATTTTTGCACGATACGATATTTACCTAACCCCTGTTGTTCAAGATACCATGTTAGAGTCTTATGTCTACAATAGCGTTGCAACAAGACATGATATGGATAGCTTGGCACAAAAATATTTGAATGTTAAAACGATTAGTTACGAAGAGGTTGCTGGCAAAGGAGCAAAACAAGTAACCTTCGATAAAGTAGGGATCCAAGCGGCAACCGAATATGCAGCAGAAGATGCCGATATTACTTTGGCATTACATCATTGTCTTTATCCCAAATTAGAACAAGAATCTTCGTTGCTTAAAGTCTATCAAGAGATTGAATTGCCACTTGTGCCCGTGTTGTTCCAGATGGAGGAATATGGGGTCCGTGTCGATGCTGATAAACTCAATACTCAAAGTGAACAGATTGCAAAAGAGTTGCAGGCTTTAGAAGAACAAGCAACGCTTTTAGCGGGAGAAACATTTAATTTAGGCTCACCCAAACAGTTGCAAACCATTTTCTACGAAAAATTGCAATTGCCTATCTTAGAGAGAACCCCCACCGGTGCTCCTTCTACGGCTGAAAGCGTATTGCAGGAATTAAGCCATGATTATGAACTGCCCAAAGTCATTTTGGCTCATCGCACCTTAAGTAAATTAAAATCAACCTATACTGATAAATTACCACTATTGATTAATCCCAACACGAGCCGCATCCATACTTCATATCATCAAGCGGTAACGGCAACAGGACGTTTGTCATCCTCTGATCCCAACTTGCAAAATATTCCTATTAGAACACAAGAAGGGCGAAAAATCCGCCAAGCCTTTATTCCTGCGCCAGGCTATGATTTTATCGCGGCAGACTATTCACAAATTGAGCTTAGAATTATGGCACACCTATCACAAGATGAAGGCTTGTTAAAAGCCTTTTGTGATGGACAGGATATTCATCGTTTTACGGCAGCAGAAATTTTTGCGGTGTCTTTAGAGGAAGTCACATTTGAACAGCGACGAGGGGCAAAAGCGATTAACTTTGGATTGATTTATGGAATGTCCGCATTTGGTCTTGCTAAGCAACTCGATATTGATCGCAGTGCAGCTGCAGAATATATGGAAAAATATTTTCAGCGATATCCTGGTGTTAAGAATTATATGGATAATATTCGAAAACAAGCTGAGCAATCAGGTTATGTAGAAACGCTTTTTGGCCGAAGACTTTATTTGCCCGATATTCGAGCAAAAAATATAGGTCGAAAACGCGCTGCTGAACGAACTGCCATTAATGCCCCCATGCAAGGGACCGCTGCCGATATTATCAAAAAAGCGATGATAGCACTACATCAACGTTTAGGCCGACAAGATGAAATCAAAATGCTGATGCAAGTACATGACGAATTGGTTTTTGAAGTAAAACAAGATTGCATCGAAAAAGCGCAAGAGATCATTCGTGATTGTATGCAACATACCGTCACGCTTTCTGTGCCGTTGATTGTTGATGTCGGTGTGGGACAAAACTGGGATGAAGCACATTAA
- a CDS encoding DsbA family protein, translated as MNRMTIVFIALMTFWIPMNAVADLLVAEGQQYQRAPQEIAENTLVTELGKQYSTPIVVIEFFSYGCVGCFKLDPLIEAWRSKLPANVSFLRIPVEFHAEWRNLTKAYYTALNLNAFDKIHVQLFDAIHSNKLTSASDDAIREFFTNHGVDGKDFEKEFDSFNTNRKQKWAKSVTRAYRITAIPAFIVQGPQGIFVTTARAAGSQENIITVLDHLIKLELGETAEVAQVPAPDSSVPATPESSTPPKKED; from the coding sequence ATGAATAGAATGACTATTGTTTTCATTGCGCTCATGACTTTTTGGATACCGATGAATGCGGTTGCTGATCTTTTAGTAGCAGAAGGTCAGCAATATCAAAGAGCACCTCAAGAAATTGCTGAGAACACACTGGTAACAGAGCTTGGTAAACAGTACTCAACGCCCATCGTGGTGATTGAGTTCTTTAGTTATGGTTGTGTAGGATGTTTCAAGCTTGATCCCCTCATTGAAGCATGGCGCAGTAAGCTACCTGCTAATGTCAGCTTTTTGCGCATTCCGGTTGAATTTCATGCCGAATGGCGTAATTTGACTAAAGCTTATTATACCGCTTTAAATCTCAATGCTTTTGATAAAATTCACGTGCAATTATTTGATGCGATTCATAGCAATAAACTCACCAGTGCCTCTGATGATGCGATAAGAGAATTCTTTACCAATCATGGCGTTGATGGGAAAGATTTTGAGAAAGAGTTTGATTCTTTTAACACCAACCGTAAACAGAAATGGGCAAAGAGCGTAACGCGTGCTTATCGCATTACCGCAATACCTGCTTTTATTGTACAAGGGCCTCAAGGTATTTTTGTGACAACGGCACGAGCTGCTGGTTCTCAGGAAAATATTATTACCGTGCTTGATCATCTCATTAAGTTAGAACTAGGTGAAACGGCTGAAGTAGCACAGGTGCCAGCACCGGACTCTTCTGTTCCTGCGACGCCTGAATCGAGCACACCGCCCAAAAAAGAAGATTAG
- a CDS encoding c-type cytochrome, with protein sequence MKENIRIQLSTILLFLAIPSMAVASCGRLTEPMTPEAIAKRITPVGKVEAEGGSGAPVALVSEALGPNAGEDRYKSTCAVCHETGVGGAPKFRNAGDWKPRMADGMDTMLAIAIKGKGAMPPKGTCMQCSDQELKMAIEYMLPK encoded by the coding sequence GTGAAAGAAAATATTCGCATACAATTGAGCACCATTTTATTGTTTTTGGCCATTCCATCGATGGCTGTTGCATCTTGTGGGCGGTTAACAGAACCCATGACGCCAGAGGCAATTGCCAAACGAATTACTCCTGTGGGTAAGGTAGAGGCAGAAGGTGGTAGTGGGGCGCCTGTTGCACTAGTGAGTGAAGCGCTTGGGCCCAATGCCGGTGAAGATCGCTATAAATCGACTTGTGCGGTTTGCCATGAGACGGGTGTGGGTGGCGCACCTAAATTCCGTAACGCTGGAGACTGGAAGCCACGCATGGCAGATGGGATGGACACCATGTTAGCGATTGCCATTAAGGGTAAAGGCGCGATGCCGCCCAAGGGCACCTGTATGCAGTGCTCAGATCAGGAATTGAAGATGGCGATTGAATATATGTTGCCAAAATAG
- a CDS encoding YgjP-like metallopeptidase domain-containing protein, which produces MPFIQFDHKPLFFTLRRSERAKRLHIIARASVFEVVAPWHIKNRAILQFISQQRRWMSKQLQRQTKKALEPKTVWPSQWLAGERISYRGTTLLLLVEYGREYGICQQEEKLMVTLPWQTKCTEMENVVQKGIERWYQSQAMQVIEASLERFCPILGRWPKAVQLKQQKSRWGSCGITERIYLNWLLILAPPGTLEYVVAHELAHLLYRNHGPRFWHKVSQLMPDFAQYDQWLNRFGCYLKPS; this is translated from the coding sequence ATGCCTTTTATTCAATTCGATCATAAACCACTTTTCTTTACTCTGCGACGCAGTGAGCGTGCAAAACGTCTTCATATTATTGCCAGAGCATCGGTATTTGAGGTTGTTGCCCCTTGGCACATTAAAAATCGGGCGATACTTCAATTTATCAGTCAGCAACGTCGCTGGATGAGTAAGCAACTGCAACGTCAAACCAAGAAAGCGTTGGAGCCAAAAACGGTATGGCCATCGCAATGGTTGGCCGGAGAAAGGATCTCTTATCGTGGCACAACCTTATTATTGTTGGTGGAGTATGGTAGGGAATATGGGATTTGCCAGCAAGAAGAAAAATTAATGGTTACACTACCTTGGCAAACAAAGTGTACCGAGATGGAAAATGTAGTGCAAAAGGGCATAGAGCGCTGGTATCAAAGCCAAGCCATGCAAGTGATTGAGGCAAGCCTTGAACGGTTTTGCCCCATTTTAGGAAGATGGCCTAAAGCGGTTCAGTTAAAGCAACAAAAGAGCCGTTGGGGTAGCTGTGGTATTACAGAAAGGATCTATTTGAATTGGTTATTGATCCTTGCGCCACCGGGTACTTTAGAATATGTGGTGGCGCATGAACTTGCCCATTTACTGTATCGCAACCATGGGCCGCGTTTTTGGCACAAGGTTTCACAGCTGATGCCAGATTTTGCACAATACGATCAATGGCTAAATCGTTTTGGTTGCTATTTAAAGCCGAGCTGA
- a CDS encoding Dam family site-specific DNA-(adenine-N6)-methyltransferase yields the protein MNSSTLVRPFLKWPGGKFRLVPTLKTHLVENRYLVEPFAGAGALFLNTSHPEIMINDINPDLINIYRQLQQKGCDFILEAKTFFQKKYNRSKMYYSLRTRFNRSKKPLERALLFLYLNRHGYNGLCRYNLQGHYNVPFGDYQAPYFPHEELLISHARLQQVKLHCENFTSFLHNLFEHDLSQMVIYCDPPYAPLSKTANFTGYAAAKFTLDDQKILAEMARELAKKGAVVLISNHDTPFTRSLYRGAKLKRIEVSRTISCQANKRTKVPELIACFKPR from the coding sequence ATGAATTCCTCTACGTTGGTAAGACCTTTTTTAAAATGGCCAGGTGGTAAATTCCGTTTGGTTCCAACACTCAAAACCCATTTAGTCGAGAATCGGTATCTGGTAGAACCCTTTGCTGGCGCTGGTGCATTATTTTTAAACACGTCCCACCCAGAAATCATGATTAACGATATTAATCCTGATCTCATTAATATCTACCGACAACTGCAACAAAAAGGCTGCGATTTCATTTTAGAAGCAAAAACATTTTTCCAAAAAAAATATAATCGTTCAAAAATGTATTATTCACTTCGGACACGCTTTAATCGCAGCAAAAAACCATTAGAACGTGCTTTATTATTTTTATATCTTAATCGGCACGGCTATAACGGGCTCTGTCGTTACAATTTGCAAGGGCATTACAATGTCCCTTTTGGAGATTATCAAGCGCCTTATTTTCCTCATGAAGAACTATTGATATCTCATGCTCGCCTGCAACAGGTGAAACTCCATTGTGAAAATTTTACTTCATTTTTACACAACTTATTCGAGCATGATCTGTCACAAATGGTGATCTATTGCGATCCGCCTTATGCTCCCTTGAGTAAAACCGCTAATTTTACAGGCTATGCTGCGGCAAAATTTACCTTAGACGATCAAAAAATCTTAGCCGAGATGGCAAGAGAACTTGCGAAAAAAGGAGCGGTGGTTCTGATTAGCAATCATGACACCCCTTTCACGCGAAGCCTCTATCGCGGAGCAAAATTAAAACGAATTGAAGTTTCTCGAACCATTAGTTGCCAGGCAAATAAGCGCACCAAAGTGCCTGAGCTTATTGCCTGCTTTAAACCTCGTTAA
- the recD2 gene encoding SF1B family DNA helicase RecD2, with amino-acid sequence MNQSSKESLKLLGKVTKIVFNRPDNGYTVMQVERQDTHKNKVTVVGYFQAVMLGERVHFEGIWQEHPTHGQQFFAKSFTKEQENTTEEKFFIHHIDGVGPSFAQKLQQTFGDDLKEILNKSPQRLKEVSGIGQERYKRIMESWGKHQASHDTLLFLTNCEIGFSTANKIYKHYAEHTLEKISSNPYRLLDEIEGVGFHTAELLAKHLQIANDDPRRLRAGLMHVMQQETRFGHCGMAYEKCLTQTANLLKIAKAELVNEVDFLVNEKKLMPETLKEQLCLFMPTLWLQEQLISQKIKNLLAGKGSEDTQDLILTLKELEKSLTLSQEQYHALEQALQSPVFVLTGGPGVGKTTSVNTLVEIFKINHLKIALAAPTGRAAKRLQEATKSPAKTIHRLLEFDSFTEKFNFGKYHPLPIDVLIVDEASMLDVPLCAQLLEALPAHARLIFVGDVDQLSSVGPGEVLRSLIVSGQVPYFALKTIFRQEHTSQIVINAHRVNQGMLPDINNEAGVDFYQVKANEPADFLRKIAIIVGERLPARFSFSSEEIQVISPMNIGPLGVNNLNKILQETLNPGTAHKAKIKQYDGFLREGDKVIQVVNNYEKNVFNGDIGKIISIDEEHAKVKVEFEQHNIIEYLAKELDQLQLAYAITVHKSQGSEYPAVVVVLSMAQKTMLKRNLLYTAITRGKKCVVLLCEEQALRLAVNTHEVATRINKLEEWLHEY; translated from the coding sequence ATGAATCAATCTTCTAAAGAATCCTTAAAATTACTTGGCAAAGTAACAAAAATTGTCTTTAATCGGCCAGACAATGGTTATACGGTGATGCAAGTCGAAAGGCAGGATACTCATAAGAATAAGGTGACCGTTGTTGGGTATTTTCAAGCTGTAATGCTGGGAGAGCGAGTTCATTTTGAGGGCATCTGGCAAGAACACCCCACCCATGGTCAACAATTTTTTGCCAAATCCTTTACTAAAGAGCAAGAGAATACAACAGAAGAAAAATTCTTTATCCATCATATTGATGGCGTTGGCCCAAGTTTTGCGCAGAAATTACAACAGACTTTTGGTGATGATCTTAAAGAGATCCTCAATAAATCACCTCAGCGTTTAAAAGAGGTTTCCGGTATCGGTCAAGAGCGCTACAAGCGCATTATGGAAAGTTGGGGAAAGCATCAAGCATCACATGATACGTTATTATTTTTAACTAACTGTGAAATAGGATTTTCAACGGCAAATAAAATCTATAAGCATTATGCAGAGCACACGTTAGAAAAAATCAGTTCAAACCCTTATCGTTTATTAGATGAAATAGAGGGGGTTGGATTTCATACGGCAGAGTTATTAGCAAAGCATTTACAGATTGCCAATGATGATCCAAGACGTTTACGAGCAGGACTCATGCACGTGATGCAACAAGAAACGCGTTTTGGTCATTGTGGTATGGCTTATGAGAAGTGTTTAACGCAAACAGCGAATCTATTAAAAATTGCCAAAGCCGAGCTCGTTAACGAAGTCGATTTCTTAGTTAACGAAAAAAAGTTGATGCCAGAGACACTTAAAGAACAACTTTGTTTGTTTATGCCAACGTTGTGGTTGCAAGAGCAGCTTATTTCTCAAAAAATAAAAAATTTGTTAGCAGGAAAAGGCAGTGAAGATACGCAAGATCTTATTTTAACTTTAAAAGAACTTGAGAAATCGCTCACCTTATCGCAGGAGCAATATCATGCTTTAGAACAAGCACTTCAATCCCCGGTTTTTGTTTTGACAGGGGGGCCTGGGGTGGGGAAAACAACGTCGGTTAATACGTTGGTTGAAATTTTCAAGATAAATCATTTAAAAATTGCATTGGCAGCGCCAACCGGACGAGCTGCAAAACGCCTGCAAGAAGCAACAAAATCACCCGCCAAAACCATTCACCGGTTGCTAGAATTTGATTCATTTACAGAAAAATTTAATTTTGGAAAATATCACCCATTGCCGATTGATGTATTAATTGTCGATGAAGCATCAATGCTTGATGTGCCACTTTGTGCTCAACTGTTAGAAGCGCTCCCGGCCCATGCAAGGTTAATTTTTGTTGGAGATGTTGATCAGCTTTCTTCCGTGGGTCCTGGAGAAGTATTACGTTCATTGATAGTTTCGGGCCAAGTCCCTTATTTTGCATTAAAAACCATTTTTCGTCAGGAACATACAAGCCAAATTGTTATTAATGCGCATCGTGTTAATCAAGGGATGCTACCTGATATCAATAACGAAGCGGGTGTTGATTTTTACCAAGTCAAAGCAAATGAACCAGCAGATTTTTTAAGAAAAATTGCTATTATTGTCGGTGAAAGATTACCTGCGCGCTTTAGCTTTTCTTCAGAAGAAATTCAAGTTATCTCTCCCATGAATATTGGTCCATTGGGAGTGAATAATTTAAATAAAATATTACAAGAAACCCTCAATCCTGGAACGGCTCATAAAGCCAAGATCAAGCAATATGATGGATTTTTGCGCGAAGGTGACAAAGTAATTCAAGTTGTAAACAATTATGAAAAAAATGTTTTTAATGGTGATATTGGGAAAATTATTAGCATTGATGAAGAGCACGCTAAAGTAAAAGTCGAATTTGAGCAGCATAATATTATTGAATATCTAGCCAAAGAGTTAGATCAATTGCAATTGGCTTATGCAATCACGGTGCACAAATCACAAGGTTCTGAATATCCTGCGGTAGTTGTGGTCTTGTCAATGGCGCAAAAAACAATGTTAAAGAGAAATTTATTGTATACCGCAATAACCCGTGGTAAAAAATGCGTTGTATTGTTGTGCGAAGAACAAGCTTTACGCTTGGCAGTGAATACCCATGAAGTGGCGACAAGAATTAATAAATTAGAGGAATGGTTGCATGAATATTGA
- the yihA gene encoding ribosome biogenesis GTP-binding protein YihA/YsxC: MVDPNVPPPSNFSFSNVSFIKSAPTLAQSPMDTGIEIAFVGRSNAGKSSAINTITGRDGLARTSKTPGRTQLMNYFYIDENRRLVDLPGYGYAKVPERVQREIEELLSSYLSQRQCLQGVILLMDIRHPLMEADKRFLDFAQQYDLPIHILLTKCDKLSRGKSNLTLIETRKELSAYPNVTAQTFSATHRIGLEEIYRKLDEWFNFDDVSSVVKKRF, from the coding sequence ATGGTCGATCCCAACGTCCCCCCTCCTAGCAATTTTTCATTCTCGAATGTCAGCTTTATAAAAAGCGCGCCAACACTTGCGCAAAGCCCTATGGATACCGGCATTGAGATTGCTTTCGTCGGACGCTCTAATGCAGGGAAATCCAGCGCCATCAATACCATTACTGGCCGAGATGGTTTAGCGCGAACCAGCAAAACCCCAGGCCGCACCCAGCTCATGAATTACTTCTATATCGACGAGAATCGCCGTCTAGTCGATTTACCTGGCTATGGCTATGCCAAAGTCCCAGAACGTGTGCAACGCGAAATAGAAGAATTGCTAAGCAGCTATTTAAGCCAACGGCAATGCTTGCAAGGCGTGATTCTCTTAATGGATATCCGTCACCCCTTAATGGAAGCGGACAAACGTTTTTTAGATTTTGCACAGCAATATGATTTACCTATTCATATTTTACTCACCAAGTGCGATAAATTAAGTCGAGGCAAAAGTAACCTCACCTTAATTGAAACTCGCAAAGAGCTAAGTGCTTACCCCAATGTAACGGCACAAACTTTCTCCGCAACGCATCGTATTGGCCTCGAAGAAATTTACCGCAAGCTGGATGAGTGGTTTAACTTTGATGATGTGAGTTCGGTGGTTAAGAAGCGCTTTTAA
- the purE gene encoding 5-(carboxyamino)imidazole ribonucleotide mutase — protein sequence MTNTPPLLVAVVMGSKSDWETMQHCVETLKILNISYHCQVVSAHRTPDLLFSFAEQARDKGFEIIIAGAGGAAHLPGMLAAKCSLPILGVPIQSRTLNGLDSLLSIVQMPSGIPVGTLAIGKAGAVNAALLAASILGNKYPDVLRQLEQYRQQQTDNVLQATSVENSF from the coding sequence ATGACAAACACTCCTCCTTTATTAGTAGCTGTTGTCATGGGCTCAAAATCAGATTGGGAAACCATGCAACATTGTGTTGAAACACTGAAGATATTAAACATATCTTATCATTGCCAAGTTGTTTCAGCGCATCGTACACCGGATCTACTTTTTTCATTTGCTGAACAGGCAAGAGATAAGGGTTTTGAAATCATTATCGCAGGAGCAGGGGGTGCGGCTCATTTACCTGGCATGCTAGCAGCAAAATGTTCCTTACCGATTTTGGGCGTTCCCATTCAATCAAGAACGCTCAATGGCCTGGATTCGCTACTTTCCATCGTACAAATGCCAAGTGGTATTCCGGTTGGCACACTCGCCATTGGCAAAGCAGGAGCTGTGAATGCGGCTTTGCTTGCAGCTTCTATTCTAGGTAACAAGTATCCTGACGTTTTGCGACAATTAGAACAATATCGCCAACAACAAACCGATAATGTCTTGCAAGCGACATCAGTGGAGAATTCGTTTTGA
- a CDS encoding c-type cytochrome, with translation MKRYLRLISCFTLVFVATALGAQGNVEAGKSKTQTCVACHGPDGNSTVPNWPKIAGQYDNYLEKQLKDFRMGEKGPRFEASMFAMVAALSDQDIADLAAYYAAQKQTMGKAKSEYVALGEKIYRGGNLQTGVSACIACHGPAGEGNHAARFPKLAGQHATYIENQLNAFRDGKRKNSPNGMMESISHRMSAEEIKAVSSYIEGLH, from the coding sequence ATGAAACGTTATTTAAGACTGATTTCTTGCTTCACTTTGGTGTTTGTTGCCACCGCTTTAGGAGCGCAAGGTAACGTTGAGGCTGGAAAATCGAAAACGCAGACCTGCGTTGCCTGCCACGGCCCAGATGGAAATAGTACGGTACCGAATTGGCCTAAAATTGCAGGACAATACGATAACTACTTAGAAAAACAACTCAAAGATTTCCGCATGGGTGAAAAGGGACCTCGTTTTGAGGCGTCCATGTTTGCCATGGTTGCGGCGCTTTCCGATCAAGATATCGCTGATTTGGCAGCTTACTATGCTGCGCAAAAGCAGACGATGGGTAAAGCCAAGAGCGAATATGTTGCTTTGGGCGAAAAGATCTATCGCGGGGGCAATTTGCAAACAGGCGTTAGTGCTTGTATCGCATGCCATGGTCCCGCAGGTGAAGGTAACCATGCTGCGCGGTTTCCAAAATTAGCAGGCCAACATGCGACCTATATTGAAAATCAATTAAATGCTTTTCGAGATGGCAAGCGCAAAAACAGTCCTAATGGTATGATGGAAAGTATCAGCCATCGTATGAGTGCTGAAGAAATAAAAGCAGTGAGTAGTTATATTGAGGGTCTTCACTAA
- a CDS encoding glutathione S-transferase C-terminal domain-containing protein yields MGLLINGQWHDQWYDTHKTKGEFIRESSQFRNWVTPDGKPGPTGKGGFAAESGRYHLYVSYACPWAHRTIIFRALKNLSDHISMSLVHPRMLQRGWEFIPTHPSFRDPLNYCRSLYEVYLLTDPFYTGRVTVPVLWDKKQHEIVSNESSEIIRMFNSAFANISHCDVDYYPTPLRTEIDLINQFIYDNINNGVYRCGFATEQTAYNKAFDSLFSALESLEKRLENQDFLVQNTLTEADWRLFTTLLRFDVVYYSHFKCNLRMIRDFPNLNRYLKALYHVPKIEETVYFDHIKEHYYYSQNTINPSRIVPKGPIIDLN; encoded by the coding sequence ATGGGACTTTTAATCAACGGACAGTGGCACGACCAATGGTATGATACGCATAAAACCAAAGGCGAATTTATTCGCGAAAGCAGCCAGTTCAGAAACTGGGTAACGCCTGATGGCAAACCCGGCCCCACCGGAAAAGGCGGCTTCGCGGCAGAAAGCGGGCGTTATCATCTGTATGTTTCTTATGCTTGCCCTTGGGCACATCGCACGATTATCTTTCGTGCTTTAAAAAATTTATCGGATCATATTTCGATGAGTTTGGTTCATCCTCGCATGCTACAGCGAGGCTGGGAGTTTATCCCAACACACCCTTCCTTTCGCGATCCTTTAAATTATTGTCGTAGCCTTTATGAAGTTTATTTATTAACCGATCCTTTTTATACCGGTCGGGTGACAGTTCCCGTCTTATGGGATAAAAAACAACATGAGATTGTAAGTAACGAATCTTCTGAGATTATTCGTATGTTTAACAGTGCATTTGCCAATATTAGCCATTGCGATGTCGATTATTATCCAACCCCTCTTCGCACAGAAATTGATTTAATCAACCAATTTATTTATGACAACATTAATAATGGTGTTTATCGCTGTGGATTTGCCACAGAACAAACCGCGTACAATAAAGCGTTCGATTCTTTGTTTAGTGCGCTTGAGTCGCTTGAAAAGCGTCTGGAAAACCAAGACTTTTTAGTTCAGAATACCTTAACCGAAGCAGATTGGCGGCTGTTTACGACCTTGTTGCGTTTTGATGTTGTTTACTACAGTCATTTTAAATGTAACTTACGCATGATCCGCGATTTTCCTAATTTAAATCGTTATCTTAAAGCGTTATATCATGTACCCAAAATCGAAGAGACTGTCTATTTTGATCATATTAAAGAGCATTATTACTATAGCCAAAATACCATCAACCCCTCTCGAATTGTGCCTAAAGGTCCCATCATCGATTTGAATTAA